A window of Persicobacter psychrovividus genomic DNA:
GGAACCCGGCATACACTCACCAATGTCGTAGGATAAATTTTCGTTTTTCTTTTAGCCATTTTCTTTTAGGAAGATTTTCAACTGAGCATTAGCGATCAAGTGATCTTCTTGTGAATCATATACCTCCGCACTAATTAAATGTACACCTGCAAATGTAGTTTCCTCACGAACAACGGTATATATACTACTCCCTGCTGGAACAGCCTGGTGGATAATCATCTTTTGAACGGCGCCGATAAAGCCAAGACCAACCTCTCTACCTTCAGAAAGCTGTCGGTAACCTACGCCTGCAGCTGCTGTTTGCGCCATATTTTCGATAAGCCCCTCTTCAATCAGTTGGCCATCAGCAACAAATATATGTTGATAGGGAACAGAAAACTCTGTTTTAGTCATCTGCTCATCAGCTTTCACCAACCTGTCAATGAAAATAAATGGCGCTCTTTGAGGGATAAAATCCGTTACCGCTGAATTCAATGAAATCATCTTCAATTATTTTTTAGCACACTTAAGTAAGGTATGAGATATTCCAATATTCTGGAATTCTTCAACGACCCTCATTCCTGCTTGATCAACCATCTCGTACATGTCCTGAGAGTGATACATTCGGCTATTGCCATTTGCCAGTGCCGTAAAATATAAGGAAGTCGCATGAAGACTATAGGTCGAAGCCTGGTATTTTTGCTGATCCCAATACGTTTCCAAGATATAAACACAGCCATCATCGGATAGGGCATTTTTCGCACGAACAAGCAAGGATACAATGTCTGGCTCTGAAAAACAGTCTAAAAACTGACTCATCCAGACCACATCATACCCCTTAGGGAACTCATGGCTATGATCCAGAAGATTTGCTGCAACACCACTTACTCTATCTTGAAGGTTATTTACCTCAATATTCTTTTGAGCCATCTCCAATTGCCCTGGCAAGTCGAGAATATTAACTGCGACTTCCTGATTATATTTCGCACATTGAATACTCCACTTACCGGTGTTTCCTCCTACATCAAGAAGACGTTTAACATTATGTGCAAAAACAATTTTCAGAACTTCCGGGAATGCATTGTCACTGTAATAGTGATCAAAATCAAACCATGACTTCTGAACCTTCGGAGGCAATGAGGACAAACCTTCGTAAATAGTATCCCATTCACCAAACACTTTCAGCCCTACGGGTTTTCCTTGTTCAATAGAATCCTGAAGATTGAACATGCCCAAATAGTTCACATCTTGTGTGAAGTCCATATTAGCTTTGGTTAAAGGGTCACTTAGGATGAATAAACCGGTTTTGGTCAGGAAATATTGATCCTCTTGAACATAGACCATTTCCATACTCAAACCTGCCTCGAGCAAGACCGTCAACCCATATTTTGAAACGCCCAAATCGGCACTTATCTGCTTAAGTTGACTACCCGTCTTATGTTTTTTCAAATAATCAAGTATACCTAAATTTCTCAAAGATATAGCTGCCTGAAACATCATCGGGCCGAAAGCTATTTTCTGAGCATCAAATTTAGCCTGAACAGCTGATTTATTATCATTCCCGTAGGATCTTAAATCACTCATGTTATCTATTCCAAAAATTGTAATAATTATACCATTGGTGTGGGTACTTCAATAATGTGCTTTCCAATGCTGAAACATAACGGTTTAGGCTAAGCATTAAAACATTATTTTTTGCATCCGCTTGTCTTGGTAATTTAAATGACTGAGGAGCTGAAGCGTAAAAGTGATAAGTCGACAGGGTCGATTTCATGGCAAATACAAAGCTAACGGGTGCATTAAATTTACCCGCCAAAATATGAGGCCCTAAAGGAAAGTGAGCCGTTGCGTCCATAAATAAAACTTCCGCAGTGTTACTTTCGGATAAAGATCGATCACCATGGATACAGACAAACTCATTGTTACGAAGTGCTTCCTTGATCATTATCACATGCGACAAATCA
This region includes:
- a CDS encoding class I SAM-dependent methyltransferase, whose amino-acid sequence is MSDLRSYGNDNKSAVQAKFDAQKIAFGPMMFQAAISLRNLGILDYLKKHKTGSQLKQISADLGVSKYGLTVLLEAGLSMEMVYVQEDQYFLTKTGLFILSDPLTKANMDFTQDVNYLGMFNLQDSIEQGKPVGLKVFGEWDTIYEGLSSLPPKVQKSWFDFDHYYSDNAFPEVLKIVFAHNVKRLLDVGGNTGKWSIQCAKYNQEVAVNILDLPGQLEMAQKNIEVNNLQDRVSGVAANLLDHSHEFPKGYDVVWMSQFLDCFSEPDIVSLLVRAKNALSDDGCVYILETYWDQQKYQASTYSLHATSLYFTALANGNSRMYHSQDMYEMVDQAGMRVVEEFQNIGISHTLLKCAKK